A genomic segment from Desulfonatronum lacustre DSM 10312 encodes:
- a CDS encoding TRAP transporter small permease translates to MVAKKILHVLDNLERYICQVLLAFFVTILFAQITLRAVFNIVLPWSEEISRFSFVWFVFFGASYAARLSAHNRVTLQFKLFRPEVGKYSQIFTDLIWIGFNLTMIHESIKVINNMKLFAFHSPALGWNMAHVYYIFPISFALMTLRIIQVNYIKHVLKEEIGDVDKVDPEEFKQLAEKPST, encoded by the coding sequence ATGGTGGCAAAAAAAATATTGCACGTCCTCGACAATCTGGAGCGGTACATCTGTCAGGTTCTCCTGGCATTTTTCGTCACCATTCTCTTCGCGCAGATAACCCTGCGCGCCGTATTCAACATTGTTCTGCCCTGGAGCGAGGAAATTTCCCGCTTCTCTTTTGTCTGGTTCGTATTTTTCGGAGCCTCCTATGCAGCCAGACTGTCGGCCCATAACAGGGTCACCCTGCAGTTCAAGCTGTTTCGGCCGGAGGTTGGCAAGTATTCCCAGATATTCACCGATTTGATCTGGATCGGCTTCAATCTGACCATGATCCATGAAAGCATCAAGGTCATCAACAACATGAAGCTCTTTGCCTTCCACTCCCCTGCCCTGGGCTGGAACATGGCTCATGTCTACTACATTTTTCCCATCAGCTTCGCCTTGATGACCCTGCGCATCATCCAGGTCAATTACATCAAGCACGTCCTCAAGGAAGAGATCGGCGACGTGGACAAGGTCGACCCCGAGGAATTCAAGCAACTGGCCGAGAAGCCGAGCACCTAA